The following nucleotide sequence is from Natronosalvus caseinilyticus.
CCGCGAGCCCGACGTCACCACCAGCACGCTCTACGCCCACCGCTCACGACTCGGCCACTTCCTTCGGTGGTGTGACGAAACTGGTATCGAGACGATCGCCGACCTGACCGGTCGCGATCTCCACGCCTATCGGCTGTGGCGGCGTGACGACGGTGACCTCAACCGCGTGAGCGAGAAAACGCAGATGGATACCCTTCGGGTGTTCATCCGCTGGTGTGAACAGCTCGGCTTCGCGCCGACCGACCTGCACCTTGCCGTCCAGAGCCCGACGCTCGAACCGGAGGACAACGTCCGCACGCAGATGCTCGACGCCGAGCGCGCCGAGGCAATCCTCGAGTACCTCGAGCGCTACGAGCACGCCTCCTTCGATCACGTTGTCCTTACCCTCTTCTGGCACTGTGGACTCCGTATCGGTGCCCTGCATACGCTCGACGTCGAGGACTACGATCCAACGAGCCGCTCGCTCGAGGTTCATCACCGGCCCGAGAGCGAGACTCCCCTGAAGAACAAGGGCGGTGGTGAGCGCCATATCGCCCTCGCTGACGACACCTGTGCGATCCTCGACGACTGGCTGGCCGATCGTCGACCAGCGGTGACCGACGCCTTCGATCGTGAGCCG
It contains:
- a CDS encoding tyrosine-type recombinase/integrase; the encoded protein is MTTTLDPIDPDEAYDMYLTDREPDVTTSTLYAHRSRLGHFLRWCDETGIETIADLTGRDLHAYRLWRRDDGDLNRVSEKTQMDTLRVFIRWCEQLGFAPTDLHLAVQSPTLEPEDNVRTQMLDAERAEAILEYLERYEHASFDHVVLTLFWHCGLRIGALHTLDVEDYDPTSRSLEVHHRPESETPLKNKGGGERHIALADDTCAILDDWLADRRPAVTDAFDREPLCASPHGRSHKTNLRKVVYMWTRPCVVTGDCPHGRTIDDCDAAGSTKPYACPSSVSPHAIRRGAITHWLKSEWPDHAVSDRANVSREVLEVHYDQRSESEKMEQRRQYLDTI